The window TAGTCTAGTAGGTAAAATGGTTCCTTTGCAGGAAGTTTTAGATGAGATCACCGCAAAAAAACCACGTTTAGCCATAGTCTTTGCCGATAGCTGCAATAACTATCTGGATAATGAACTCCTAGGAAATATAGTGTTTCACAAATCCTTACTGGTGAACCCTGTGACAACTCTAAGGAAACTGAACGGTTACAAAAAACTTTTCCTTCAATCCAAAGGCCTTTTGATTGGAACGGCTGTAACGGAAGGGGGATATGCAGAAGCGACAGATGAAGGCGGTTTATATACGGAGACTTTACTCTCTGTTATTCGTCAAAAAGTATTGGAGGCAGAAGCCTTAAATTGGACGAATGTGATGCTGCATGTACGTGAAAAGATGATCCAAGCAAATAAGCCTATCCCGGATTTTCATTTTGAGCAGTAACAGCCAAAATCTTTATCCTCAAATATTAGGTTTTCACACTTTTAAAGCTGCTACACCTCTTTTTTCAAAAATAAATGCAAGGTTTTTTGCGCCTTTTATTGATTTTTGTTTTTTTTATCGCATAATTCTCTAGGATTTTTTTCGTAGATTGCTCATGATGAGGCGCAAATGACAAAATCTCCATGCGACCACTATGACTTTTTGGGACCAGTTTAAAAAACAGCTTACGGCGATCATCGATCTGCCTATCGAAGCAGCTCAAGGCGGGGCTGTAAGAAGGCAAGCGTATGTCTCACCCTCTGGAACTGTGACCCCTGCTTCTTCCACCACCTTTACTTATCCCACAGCCGCTCATAAGACTGTTATCAATAAAGTTAAGGGCGCACGCGAGCCCTCTACAGGTCGCACAGCATACTCGCATGGACTTGAAAAAATCTATTCGCTTGAATCCGTCGATCCGAAGTCCATCCGTGTGATGGGTAGCGGGGCAGAGAAAGCTCAAGTTCCTTCTAAAACATTATGTCCGCTAACTGAACTAGAAGCACAAGTAGAGTTTGATTTTGGTCCTGCGTATAGGCATTGGATTACCCCTTGTTTTCTATTAGAGCCTTTGCATGTTCTTGGACTCTCCAGCCAAACAGAAAAGCTTTTGCTCGGATTAAACAAACAAACTGTGGATGACCTTATCAGCGTAGACCTTTCGTCACTTGTCCATATCAAAGGCTTTGGACAAGGGCACATCGACGAACTAGAAACTAAACTGCGTAAATATATTGCAGGGCGTCCCTGCCATAAGAGCAGAAGTGTAGATTGGCCTGCATGGCTTAGAAGTATGACGTCGCAACTGTCTATAAAAGAAGCTAAAGTATTTTTAGATCATTTTGGTTTAGGTACAAGTATTGCAGTGCCGGCACATATCGCTATGGAATTACGCCGTGCTTCAAAAGAAGAAAAAAACACCCTTTTCAACCAGTCTTTAGAGGCATTAAGAAACTCCAAGCTTGGAGATGTGAAAGCGCGTTGGAGCTATATTCTTCAAGCTTTGGTAATACCTTGGATGTATTATCGAGAAGGTTTTGCTTCGGTAGAAGATTTAATGGAAAGATTGGAATGCATATCCAATGAGCCTGAGCATGTGGGAAAAGTATTAAAATTACTTTCCGAACTGACCGGGGACACCTCCGCCTTTGCTAATGACCTAGTGCAAGTGGAAGAGAATCTTTTTGCTGTAAATCCTGAAAAAGGAATTTTCATCGCTCGCTTATTGGAACTTTGCAGATCGTATTTCTATTCCTCTGAATGTGCCTATAAGTGCAATGAGCTGTCTTCATGGCTGACACGCGAGCTTGCCAAGGAATGGGTAGAGTGCTCACAAGAGGGGATTGCTAAGTTATTGTCCTATACCTCAACCTTGTCTTCCTACAGAACAACCTCAGGCTTATTCTATAAGCTTAATTTCAGCGCCTAAGACGGCATGCATCACAGACTCCGCACGGAGCATTTTCAGCCGTAGGAGCATAGCAACTGAATGTTAATTCCAAAGGCGATCCTAACCGCTTTCCCAAAGCTATCACTTCATGTTTTTTTAATCCGACGAAAGGAGCGATAATTTTTGAAGGACGGCCTTCAATACCTTGTTTTGTCGCAAGGTTAGCTACCTGTTGAAAGGCCTCAAAGTAGGCAGGGCGACAGTCCGGATAGGGGAAATGGTCATCTGCATTAGAACCTATATAGATCTCATAGGCTCCGTGGACTTCAGCGACGGCGATTCCATAGGAGAGGAAAATAGTATTGCGGGCAGGAACATAAGTGGGGGCGACACCGCTTTGTTCTATTTCTTCTTTCGTTCTATTTGTTGGTACTGGTTGATTGGACAATAAGAGCGATACGGCTTCAGCACCCCAGCTCGGAAGCTGCAGGACGATATGCGGAATATTGTAGAATTGCGAGATTTTGGCGGCACTGTCTAATTCCGTTCTGTGTCTTTGTCCATAGTCAAAGCTGAGAGCAATGCACTCTCGCCCTTCACTCAGTGCATAGGCCAAGGCTACAGCAGAGTCCACTCCGCCGCTTAATAAAATGATAGCTTTCATTTATCAAACACCTTTTGTTTCCGGATCCCAAATGAACTTGTGAACCTGCAAATTCAATCTGACGTCTAATGCGTCTTCAAGCATCCATTGAATAAGGTCTTTAGGATCTAATTTTCCATGTACAGGAGAAAGGAGCACTTCTTCCACTAGATGGGTTAGACCATGTTTATGGCACACATCGCGCGCCCACTCATAGTCAACTCGATCTAACAGGACAAATTTGACCTCATCACTTCCCTTGAGAATAGGAATATTTCCCCAGTAATTTTTAGCGCTCATACCACTGCCGGGACATTTCAGGTCTAAGATAATTTTAACGTCCGGATGCACATGCGCAATAGGTAAAGATCCACCGGTCTCCAAGCTAAGTTTATACCCCGCTTCACACAATCGGTTCATAAGAGTATGAACGTCTTTTTGTAGCAAAGGCTCGCCGCCGGTGACGCACACGTATTTACATCCGAACTCTTTGACTTTGTCGATAATAACTTCGACTTCCCAAGGCTCTCCTCTTCCAAAAGAATAGGTGGTATCACACCAAGTGCAACGTAAATTACAAGCCGCCAATCTTATAAATGTTGTAGGTAAGCCGGTATAAGAGGTTTCACCCTGCACGCTACGGAATATTTCAATAAGATTTAATTTAGAATTCACAATATTTATACTCATAGTGCAAGAGAATATATCATATATATCTTCCTCTTGGCCAGATGTTTCTTCATGTTTTTTCACTCCAAAATTTGCAGAATAACTTGTCGAATTCTATGATGCGCTAAAAACAGAAGGATATCTCCCATGGCCAAACCACTCAAACGCATCGCAGTTACCGGAAGCGCAGGCCAAATTGCCTACAACCTACTTTTTCGCATTGCCAGCGGCGAAATGCTCGGCAAAGATCAACCCGTTGCCCTCCAACTACTGGAACTTCCCGAAGCCCTACCTGCCCTAGAAGGCGTCCGCATGGAACTCGAAGACTGCGCCTTCCCTCTTTTGCAAGAAATTATCGTCACAAGCGACCCTAAAGTAGCTTTCCGCGATATCGACCTCGCACTCCTCATTGGCTCCAAACCGCGCGGACCCGGCATGGAAAGAGGCGAACTTCTTGCAGAAAATGCCAAAATTTTCGTCGAACAAGGCAAAGCTCTAGAAGCCTTCGCTAAACCCGAAGTCCAAGTCGTCGTCGTCGGCAACCCCTGCAACACCAACTGCCTCATCGCACTTAAGCAATGTAAGAAAATCCCCCCCAGCCACTTTCACGCCATGACTCGCCTCGACCAAAACCGCGCCGTCAGTATGCTGGCAAAAAAAGCCAACGTCCCCCTCTCCGATGTTTCCAACGTTATCATCTGGGGCAACCACTCCGCTACCCAAGTTCCCGACCCCTATAACGCCCGCATCCATAACACCCCCGCAAACGAAGTCATCAAAGATCCTGAATGGCTAGAAAATGACTTCTACAGCCAAGTGCAGAAACGAGGCGCCGCCATCATAGCCGCCCGCGGGAAATCCTCCGCAGCCTCCGCCGCCAATGCCATCATCGACCACGTCAAAGCCCTCTACCAACCTACCCCCCACGGCAACTGGTTCTCAATGGGCGTCTACTCTGCCTCCAACCCCTACGGTATCGATGAAGACCTCATCTTCTCTTTCCCCTGCAAATCTCTCGGTGATGGCAGATTTGAAATCGTCCCTAATATTGAACTCACCCCAAATGTTAAAGCTAAACTTAAGGCCACCATGCAAGAGCTCATCGAAGAGCGATCTATGGTCGACCGCCTTGCAGTACGCTAACTCACCGGAGATATATCATGGCTGAAATGACTAAGGACGATGTGCTCCTAACCATCACAAAAGAAAACTTGGAAACAGGCCTCCGCGGCTACCCCGTGGGCTACTGCACAACCTCTTCGGTAGATCCCCAAAAAGGCCTCTTCTATGTAGGGAAATCCCTCGCAGATATGGCATTCTGGAACCCGGAAAATGTTATCTTCCTCCTGTTTAATGGACGCGAAGGCTCCGATGCTGAAATTAAAACTTTTAAAGAAGATCTCATCAAACGCTCACATATCTCCCCCGAAGTTATCAAACACATCCACGCCCTCCCACGCCATGTGCACCCCATGAAAATTTTCTGCATGGCCCTCCTCATTCTAGGTTCCCTCGAAGGGAAAAATGACTACCGCGAAGATGCCCTAAACCTCATAGCTAAACTACCCCAACTCACTGCCACCGTCATAAATTTTCACGGCAGCTGGGGCGGCACCAAACCTCCTCAACCTGAACTGGGTTATATGGAGAACTTTACCCATATGCTCAATACCCCCAACGCTGACCCTAAAGCCCTTACACACGCCTTCAAACTTTTCAACGTCCTCCACTTCGACCACGGCGGCGGCAATCTCTCCGCCTTCACCGGAAAAGCAGTCTCGTCCGGACTGGAAGATATGTACGGCTCGCTAACTGCTGCTATGTGCGCTCTAGCCGGCCCAAGACACGGTAAAGCTAACCAAGAATGCCTGGAATTCGTTCATCTCCTCATAAAGAAACTCGGCGCCAATGCCACTGAAGATACTGTCAAAAACGAAATCTCTCGCATGCTAGACAATAATGAAATCGTCTTCGGCTTCGGGCACGCTGTCCTCCGCGTCGAAGACCCCCGCGCCTCTATCTTTTACTCGGAAGCTCAAAAACTCTACCCCGACAACCCACTTGTCAAAATGGCCCTCACTCTACGCGCTGCCGGCCCCGATATCCTTAAACAAAACCCTAAAGTGTCCGACCCATTTCCTAACGTCGACGCTATCTCTGGATCCTTCCTCTCCGCTTCCGGCTTCCCATATCCACACTACTTCACCGTCCTCTTCGGGCTTTCCCGCTGCATCGGAATCTCCCGCCAAATAACCTACGAAAGGCTAGAAGCCCGCGACGGCAAAGGCGTCCCCATCTACCGACCCAAATTCTTCTACAAACAACCCTCCTCCTAATTCAAGGTCAAGGGGTTCGTGCAGGGTTTCACCCTGCACCCAGCAGGACTTTGTCCTGCACCTACCAAAGGTCTGGCGACCTTTTGGAATCCGCGAGTTGCATCGTAGGCTTGGAGGTTGGCTGTGCGAGGGTTTCGACACGAATCTCCGATTCGTGTCGCCGACGTTGACCTGCCCGCTTCGCGGTCACGTCAAGCATTATACTCAACCCTATCCTCCCCCTTTTTGAATCAGTTTTCACGAATAGACTCCGGCTACTTACGAAAAATTACTTAGTCAGATTCTACTTAGGATTAGATCAAGAAGGGTTTATACAAATACAACAAGTTCTTGAACTGTTCCATGACTCTATTTCTCCTTCAAAAAGCAAAAGAAGATCCTGACCAAACATATTTCAGTCATTTGCCGGAGTCTATTCGTGAATACCAATTCCTGATTGAAAGGACTAAGGTTGAGTATAATGCTTGACGTGACCGCGAAGCGGGCAGGTCAACGTCGGCGACACGAATCGGAGATTCGTGTCGAAACCCTCGCACAACATACTTCCGAGCTAGCGATGCAACTCGCGGATTCCAAAAGGTCGCCAGACCTTTGGTAGGTGCAGGACAAAGTCCTGCTGGGTGCAGGGTGAAACCCTGCCTGCTAGGAGAGGATTGTTTTGGTGGTGTTTTGGCCGAGGAGGCTGTGGTAGAGGAGGCCTTTGGAGCCGAGGCCGGAGGCTATCCATGTGTTGTGGGAGAGTTTTTTGAGGAGGGGGAGGCGGTTGGGTGTTGTGGCGCGGATGCCGGCTTTGCAGGAGAGGATGGTTGAGGAGGAGATGTTGGGTAGGAATGGGTCGAGGGTGGGGAGGAGGGATTGTGAGGCGAGGGCGGGGTCGGGGAGGGGGGAGGAGAAGTTACGTTCGAAGGTAGCGCCAATGGTTAGCAGGTTATTTTGGGGGATGATGTAGCAGTCGGTTGTTGTGGGTGTGGAGATGTTGAAAGAGTTGTAGACGGTGATGATTTGTCCTTTGAGGGGTTTGAGAGGGAGGTCAGGGTGGAGTGTTGTGGAGTCTGCACCAGCGGCGATGATGATGATGTCGAAGAGGTTGGAAAGTTGGGATGGTGAGGAGATGAGGTCGATTTGAAGGGAGGAGCCTTGTTCGAGGCAGGAGGCCCAGAGTCCTTCAAGGTAGAGTGGGCAGTTGACTGTGAGGGCGTCAGGAATGAAGAGTGCTTCTTGTCCGAGGGATTTACTCCAGGGGATATTGTACAGCTGGGAGGAAGTTTGAAATTCTTTGAGCTGGTGCGGGGAGGTGGGGATGCGGAAAAGTCCTGTTTTGGATGCGACAGGTGTATTGAGGCATTTTTCTGCAGCTTGAAGGAGCCGCTGGGTAGCGGCCATTCCTTCGAGTCCGAGGGCGTTGAGTCGGGAGCGGACACCTCCATAAGGATGCAGGAGCCCTGCTGCGATGGCAGAGCATCCGCCGCCAATGCCTGCTTTGTCGAATAGGGTGGTTGTGTGGCATCCTGCTTGGTGTAGGTGCCATGCTATAGAGAGTCCGGAGAATCCGGCACCGATAATTGCAATACGCATAAGTCTTTAATTTTCAAAAAGGACTAGTGTAATAATTCCTGTGAATTTTAGCTAGAAGAAGTGAAAAATTGATTTTAGCTTGTAAATATTTATGAGGGTAGCTTAATATGTTTTCTGTAATCGTTAAATCGATAGGGTGTCGCCAAGTGGTAAGGCAGCGGTTTTTGGTACCGCCATTCGGAGGTTCGAATCCTTCCACCCTAAATTAACTAAAGCAAAGATGCCGATGACCCATCATGCGTCGGAAATAGCTGTCCTCTCGGGATCTTCCCATCCAGACTTAGCACGTAACATTGCTAAGCATGCCGGAGTAGATCTAAGTCCGATAGAGATTTCGACGTTTGCTGACGGCGAGATATCAGTCTTGATTCAAGAGTCCGTACGTGGCAAACACACCTTTGTCGTGCAGTCCGTCTCTCTTCATCCAAACGAATACCTCGTCGAACTCCTCATCATCATCGATGCTTTACGAAGAGCCTCTGCGCAGTCTGTCACAGCCGTTATACCCTACTTCGGGTACAGCCGCCAAGACCGCAAAGACAAGCCCCGTGTGCCCATCACCGCTCGCCTCGTTGCGGACCTGCTCGAAAAAGCAGGTGTTCAACATCTCTTCACGATGGACCTGCACGCGCCGCAAGTGCAAGGCTTCTTCAATATCCCTGTCGATGACTTGCCTGGACGTATAGCACTGATCGATGCCCTCAAAAGCATGACAGATGCACCAGACGTAGTTGTCGCTCCGGATATCGGTAGCGTAAAGACTGCAAGAAAGTACGCTTCCGCTTTAAACTGTGATTTTGTCATCATAGACAAACAACGACAGAAAAACGACGATGTTGAAATTCTTAACATCATCGGTTCTGTCACCGGAAAAAATGTTCTTCTCGCTGACGATGTGTGCTCTACCGGGAGCACTTTAGTGTCAGCAGCGAAAGCATGCCATGAGAAGGGCGCACGTTCAGTCAATGCCGTCGTCACACACGGCCTATTTGTCGGTGATGCAATCACCACAATAGAAGACAGCCAGCTGGATTGGATCCTTACAACCGATACCATTCCACAAACTTCCCGTCTAACGGGAACGGCTAAAATCAAAACGTGCTCCATAGCCCCTCAATTTGGCGATGCCATCCGCTGCTCCACTTCTCACGAGTCCATTTCTTCTCGGAATCATAGGTAGATTAACAATTGTGTAAACTTGCTTGAATGACAAGCAAGTTGATTTTTGGAGGAACTATGAAATTATCGGTGACTAAACGTGCCGTCAACCGTAAAAGCGATGCAACAAAATTGCGACGCGAAGGGTTTATCCCAGCGGTTATCTATTCTAAAGGGGATGTAGGCGAAAACATTGCTATTAAAAGCGACGAATTCAGCGCATTTATCCGCCAACTGCAAAAAGGACGTCTTCCTAACACTATAGTGGAACTCGATATCGATGGTAAAACTCGTCGCGCCATTATTAAAGATATCCAATACAACATCATCAACTACAACGTCATCTCTTTAGATTTTGAAGAGCTGCATGATGACCGCCCCGTTAAAGTTAAAGTGCCTGTGGAATGCACTGGCGTTAACGAATGCATCGGCGTAAAAGCCGGCGGTGTTCTACGTCAAGTTATCCGCCACGTACGTGTGCGCTGCTTGCCTAAAGACATCCCTAACTTGTTCAATATCGATGTAACTTCAATGGATTTGCGCCAATCACGCCGCCTGTCAGATATCGCTTGGCCGGAAACTATCCGCCCTCTCGTTAATTTGAATGAAGTTGCCGTACTGATAGCTAAGAGATAAGTAGACAATGGAAGAGGAAGTTAGCAAGCATAAGCACCGGGTAATCGTAGGATTAGGAAATCCCGGCCTCAGCTATGCCAATACACGGCATAACCTAGGCAAGCTTATCGTCTTAGCCCTAGCCTCCCACCTAAACTGGACCCTTAAAAAAGACCCCCGCAACAATGTCGAAGATGCTAAAGGCATCCTAGATGGGGTCAATGTCCACTTAGTCCTTCCAACGCTCTACATGAATGAAAGCGGGTCAGCCATACGAAAGTATCTAAGCTACTACCGCTTATCCGTCGACGACCTCATCGTCGTAAACGACGATGTGGCCCTACCATTCGGCTCCCTTCGCATCAGAGAAGGTGGCAGCTCAGGCGGTCACAACGGCTTAAAAAGCATTG is drawn from Parachlamydiales bacterium and contains these coding sequences:
- a CDS encoding caspase family protein, which translates into the protein MQRLFLCVILLSLHILPLGAAEAKTIHALLVCDTTEYLAGISAQRDCEKMNAELERAAHFSGMKTNIVKLTGKEATPRKLFQTLKKIDVKSKDTFVFYFSGHGYHPEDKQGSRWPYLYFSLVGKMVPLQEVLDEITAKKPRLAIVFADSCNNYLDNELLGNIVFHKSLLVNPVTTLRKLNGYKKLFLQSKGLLIGTAVTEGGYAEATDEGGLYTETLLSVIRQKVLEAEALNWTNVMLHVREKMIQANKPIPDFHFEQ
- the queC gene encoding 7-cyano-7-deazaguanine synthase QueC → MKAIILLSGGVDSAVALAYALSEGRECIALSFDYGQRHRTELDSAAKISQFYNIPHIVLQLPSWGAEAVSLLLSNQPVPTNRTKEEIEQSGVAPTYVPARNTIFLSYGIAVAEVHGAYEIYIGSNADDHFPYPDCRPAYFEAFQQVANLATKQGIEGRPSKIIAPFVGLKKHEVIALGKRLGSPLELTFSCYAPTAENAPCGVCDACRLRR
- a CDS encoding radical SAM protein, which gives rise to MNSKLNLIEIFRSVQGETSYTGLPTTFIRLAACNLRCTWCDTTYSFGRGEPWEVEVIIDKVKEFGCKYVCVTGGEPLLQKDVHTLMNRLCEAGYKLSLETGGSLPIAHVHPDVKIILDLKCPGSGMSAKNYWGNIPILKGSDEVKFVLLDRVDYEWARDVCHKHGLTHLVEEVLLSPVHGKLDPKDLIQWMLEDALDVRLNLQVHKFIWDPETKGV
- a CDS encoding malate dehydrogenase — its product is MAKPLKRIAVTGSAGQIAYNLLFRIASGEMLGKDQPVALQLLELPEALPALEGVRMELEDCAFPLLQEIIVTSDPKVAFRDIDLALLIGSKPRGPGMERGELLAENAKIFVEQGKALEAFAKPEVQVVVVGNPCNTNCLIALKQCKKIPPSHFHAMTRLDQNRAVSMLAKKANVPLSDVSNVIIWGNHSATQVPDPYNARIHNTPANEVIKDPEWLENDFYSQVQKRGAAIIAARGKSSAASAANAIIDHVKALYQPTPHGNWFSMGVYSASNPYGIDEDLIFSFPCKSLGDGRFEIVPNIELTPNVKAKLKATMQELIEERSMVDRLAVR
- a CDS encoding citrate (Si)-synthase; amino-acid sequence: MAEMTKDDVLLTITKENLETGLRGYPVGYCTTSSVDPQKGLFYVGKSLADMAFWNPENVIFLLFNGREGSDAEIKTFKEDLIKRSHISPEVIKHIHALPRHVHPMKIFCMALLILGSLEGKNDYREDALNLIAKLPQLTATVINFHGSWGGTKPPQPELGYMENFTHMLNTPNADPKALTHAFKLFNVLHFDHGGGNLSAFTGKAVSSGLEDMYGSLTAAMCALAGPRHGKANQECLEFVHLLIKKLGANATEDTVKNEISRMLDNNEIVFGFGHAVLRVEDPRASIFYSEAQKLYPDNPLVKMALTLRAAGPDILKQNPKVSDPFPNVDAISGSFLSASGFPYPHYFTVLFGLSRCIGISRQITYERLEARDGKGVPIYRPKFFYKQPSS
- a CDS encoding FAD-dependent oxidoreductase; the encoded protein is MRIAIIGAGFSGLSIAWHLHQAGCHTTTLFDKAGIGGGCSAIAAGLLHPYGGVRSRLNALGLEGMAATQRLLQAAEKCLNTPVASKTGLFRIPTSPHQLKEFQTSSQLYNIPWSKSLGQEALFIPDALTVNCPLYLEGLWASCLEQGSSLQIDLISSPSQLSNLFDIIIIAAGADSTTLHPDLPLKPLKGQIITVYNSFNISTPTTTDCYIIPQNNLLTIGATFERNFSSPLPDPALASQSLLPTLDPFLPNISSSTILSCKAGIRATTPNRLPLLKKLSHNTWIASGLGSKGLLYHSLLGQNTTKTILS
- a CDS encoding ribose-phosphate pyrophosphokinase, producing MPMTHHASEIAVLSGSSHPDLARNIAKHAGVDLSPIEISTFADGEISVLIQESVRGKHTFVVQSVSLHPNEYLVELLIIIDALRRASAQSVTAVIPYFGYSRQDRKDKPRVPITARLVADLLEKAGVQHLFTMDLHAPQVQGFFNIPVDDLPGRIALIDALKSMTDAPDVVVAPDIGSVKTARKYASALNCDFVIIDKQRQKNDDVEILNIIGSVTGKNVLLADDVCSTGSTLVSAAKACHEKGARSVNAVVTHGLFVGDAITTIEDSQLDWILTTDTIPQTSRLTGTAKIKTCSIAPQFGDAIRCSTSHESISSRNHR
- a CDS encoding 50S ribosomal protein L25/general stress protein Ctc, with the protein product MKLSVTKRAVNRKSDATKLRREGFIPAVIYSKGDVGENIAIKSDEFSAFIRQLQKGRLPNTIVELDIDGKTRRAIIKDIQYNIINYNVISLDFEELHDDRPVKVKVPVECTGVNECIGVKAGGVLRQVIRHVRVRCLPKDIPNLFNIDVTSMDLRQSRRLSDIAWPETIRPLVNLNEVAVLIAKR
- the pth gene encoding aminoacyl-tRNA hydrolase; translation: MEEEVSKHKHRVIVGLGNPGLSYANTRHNLGKLIVLALASHLNWTLKKDPRNNVEDAKGILDGVNVHLVLPTLYMNESGSAIRKYLSYYRLSVDDLIVVNDDVALPFGSLRIREGGSSGGHNGLKSIEEHLGTQKYLRLRVGVGQPFEGQDLADYVLGKFTQDEASQLPKVLEKGTEALQQLTKHTVELAMNLVNIKNVSGVKS